A portion of the Anoxybacillus gonensis genome contains these proteins:
- a CDS encoding low molecular weight protein arginine phosphatase, with protein MNQTNVLFVCTGNTCRSPMAEALLKHKQLPHVQVRSAGIFAFDGSDASQHAKAALAEKGIHIDHRATLLSKEHIDWATYVLTMTESHKQHVLARFPEAEGKTFTLHEFLGVDKDVVDPFGGSIDVYRQTRDELEQAIEKLHEKL; from the coding sequence GTGAATCAAACGAACGTTTTGTTTGTATGCACAGGAAATACGTGCCGCAGTCCGATGGCAGAAGCGTTGCTAAAGCATAAACAATTGCCGCATGTGCAAGTGAGATCAGCCGGCATATTTGCGTTTGATGGAAGTGACGCTTCACAACATGCGAAAGCTGCGCTCGCTGAAAAAGGAATCCATATCGACCATCGTGCGACGTTATTATCGAAAGAACATATTGATTGGGCGACGTACGTGTTGACGATGACCGAAAGTCATAAACAACATGTGTTAGCGCGTTTCCCAGAGGCAGAAGGAAAAACGTTTACGTTACACGAATTTCTTGGGGTCGATAAAGATGTCGTCGATCCGTTTGGTGGCTCCATTGACGTGTATCGTCAAACGCGCGATGAGCTCGAACAAGCAATCGAAAAGCTACATGAAAAGCTATAA
- a CDS encoding manganese efflux pump MntP family protein, with translation MIGEMITLAMMAFALGMDAFSVSLGMGLLRLRLKQIAYIGLTVGFFHIVMPLAGMMIGQLLSVQLGHMATYIGGGLLFILGVQMVIASFRHEQERWLRPVGIGLFLFAFSVSLDSFSVGLSLGIYGVEIVLAVMAFGVTSMVLTWIGLLLGRRFQRCLGTYSEALGGAILLLFACKLLFPL, from the coding sequence ATGATTGGGGAAATGATCACATTGGCGATGATGGCATTTGCGTTAGGAATGGATGCATTTTCAGTCAGCCTCGGCATGGGGTTGCTTCGGCTTCGTTTGAAACAAATTGCCTATATTGGATTAACGGTCGGTTTCTTTCATATCGTCATGCCTTTAGCAGGCATGATGATTGGGCAGCTATTATCTGTCCAGCTCGGTCATATGGCGACGTATATCGGTGGGGGATTGTTGTTTATTCTCGGTGTGCAAATGGTCATCGCTTCGTTTCGTCATGAACAAGAACGTTGGCTGAGGCCTGTTGGCATCGGTTTGTTTTTATTTGCATTTAGCGTCAGCCTCGACAGTTTTTCTGTCGGACTCAGTTTAGGGATTTACGGAGTAGAGATCGTATTAGCGGTCATGGCGTTTGGGGTTACGAGCATGGTGTTGACATGGATTGGGCTGCTTCTTGGGCGGCGTTTTCAACGTTGTTTAGGTACATATAGCGAGGCGCTCGGTGGCGCCATTTTGCTTTTGTTTGCATGCAAACTTTTATTTCCGCTATGA
- a CDS encoding L-threonylcarbamoyladenylate synthase: MKTQVFFVDKNVDDLNTYPHILQAASYLQRGELVAFPTETVYGLGANAMSTAAVENIFVAKGRPSDNPLIVHIATKEQLHDIACDIPPVAHTLMDHFWPGPLTLILPKKEAVSPRVTAGLNTVAVRMPNHPIALALIQASGLPIAAPSANRSGRPSPTTAKHVLDDLDGRIAAIVDGGATGVGVESTVIDCTTAIPTILRPGGVTKEDIEQVIGVVDIDRALVEKGAVPKSPGMKYTHYAPKAPLIVVNGSSTFLQQLVNEKRANGLRVGVLTTEERRHTYEADVVIPCGRRSDLRTVAQHLYDVLRAFDETNVDIIYSESFPNEGMGVAIMNRLLKAAGHEQIMEK, from the coding sequence TTGAAGACACAGGTGTTTTTTGTGGATAAAAATGTGGATGATTTAAATACTTATCCACACATTTTGCAAGCCGCTTCGTATTTACAGCGAGGGGAGCTTGTCGCTTTTCCGACAGAAACGGTGTATGGTCTTGGTGCGAACGCGATGTCCACGGCTGCTGTGGAAAACATTTTTGTCGCCAAAGGAAGACCAAGCGATAATCCACTGATTGTCCACATTGCGACAAAGGAGCAATTGCACGATATTGCCTGCGACATTCCCCCTGTCGCACACACATTGATGGACCATTTTTGGCCTGGACCGTTGACGCTTATTCTTCCAAAAAAAGAAGCCGTGTCTCCGCGTGTGACGGCAGGGTTGAACACGGTAGCCGTTCGCATGCCGAATCATCCGATTGCCCTTGCACTCATTCAGGCAAGCGGTCTGCCTATTGCTGCGCCAAGTGCGAATCGTTCCGGAAGACCAAGTCCGACGACGGCTAAACATGTGCTAGATGATTTAGATGGACGCATTGCGGCCATTGTCGATGGAGGGGCAACAGGCGTCGGGGTGGAATCGACGGTTATTGACTGCACGACAGCAATTCCGACGATTTTACGACCGGGTGGCGTAACGAAAGAGGACATTGAACAAGTGATCGGTGTTGTGGATATCGATCGTGCGCTTGTGGAAAAAGGAGCGGTGCCGAAATCTCCGGGAATGAAATATACACATTATGCTCCCAAAGCGCCGTTAATTGTCGTCAACGGTTCTTCGACCTTTTTGCAACAACTTGTGAATGAAAAGCGCGCCAACGGCTTAAGAGTAGGAGTGTTGACGACAGAAGAACGTCGTCACACATATGAAGCTGACGTTGTCATTCCTTGTGGACGACGGAGCGATTTACGGACGGTTGCTCAACATTTATATGATGTACTGCGAGCGTTTGATGAAACGAATGTGGATATCATTTATAGCGAGTCTTTCCCGAATGAGGGGATGGGTGTAGCCATTATGAACCGTTTATTAAAAGCAGCAGGTCATGAACAAATCATGGAAAAATGA
- the spoIIR gene encoding stage II sporulation protein R: MNKYVIILYMTIVMIGGIVTIYGQQTEAQSDVVIPNEAVRLRILANSDSREDQALKRAVRDAVNEQITTWVSDLTSFEEAKQVIAQHVPDIEQTVARVLHEKKSDQTYNVTFGRVSFPTKIYGSYIYPAGEYDAVLITLGKGEGANWWCVLFPPLCFLDFSTGEAVRPVEKQIEQQERMDEQPLVVEDEQQVEVKFFVAEVWKKLIQ, from the coding sequence ATGAACAAATACGTTATCATTTTATATATGACAATCGTGATGATTGGGGGCATTGTCACGATATATGGGCAACAAACAGAGGCACAAAGCGATGTTGTCATTCCAAACGAAGCGGTACGGTTGCGCATTTTAGCAAATAGCGACTCACGAGAGGATCAAGCGTTAAAACGCGCGGTTCGCGACGCAGTAAATGAACAAATAACAACATGGGTTAGCGACTTAACGTCATTTGAAGAGGCGAAACAAGTCATTGCCCAACATGTGCCAGACATTGAACAAACGGTCGCTCGCGTTCTTCATGAGAAGAAGAGCGATCAGACGTACAACGTGACGTTTGGACGCGTGTCATTTCCGACGAAAATATACGGATCATATATATATCCAGCAGGTGAGTATGATGCTGTATTAATTACGCTCGGTAAAGGGGAAGGAGCAAACTGGTGGTGCGTCTTGTTTCCGCCGCTCTGTTTCCTCGACTTTTCCACAGGTGAAGCTGTTCGTCCTGTGGAAAAGCAAATAGAGCAACAAGAACGAATGGATGAACAACCGCTTGTTGTGGAAGACGAGCAGCAAGTAGAAGTGAAATTTTTCGTGGCGGAAGTATGGAAGAAGCTTATTCAATAA
- the prmC gene encoding peptide chain release factor N(5)-glutamine methyltransferase, with translation MSSKIYEVLQWASSFFREHGKEETAAEWLLRHHLQMTRAQLFANLRDPIDETCKQTFMADVKKHALEHIPIQYLIGYEQFYGRTFIVNEHVLIPRPETEELVSHVLARTTEKPLSVVDVGTGSGAIAVTLSLERPTWHVYGVDIAASSLEVAKRNADQLGACVHWLEGDLLQPIIDRGIQVDVVVSNPPYIPAHNIPTLSPIVQKEPLRALVGGEDGLLFYRRLANELPHVVTPQALIAFEIGHGQGQAVETMLQQAFPSARIDVLFDINGKERIVIADLASE, from the coding sequence ATGAGCAGTAAAATATATGAAGTCCTCCAATGGGCTTCTTCTTTTTTCCGAGAGCATGGAAAGGAAGAAACGGCTGCGGAATGGTTATTGCGTCATCATTTACAAATGACGCGTGCGCAACTATTCGCTAATTTGCGCGATCCGATCGATGAAACATGCAAACAAACATTTATGGCGGATGTAAAAAAACATGCGCTAGAGCATATCCCAATTCAATATTTAATCGGATATGAACAGTTTTACGGACGGACGTTTATCGTCAATGAACACGTATTAATTCCGCGCCCAGAAACAGAAGAGCTTGTTTCTCATGTGCTTGCCCGAACAACTGAAAAGCCGCTTTCCGTTGTTGATGTCGGAACAGGCAGCGGAGCGATTGCAGTGACGTTGTCGTTAGAGCGACCAACGTGGCATGTGTACGGCGTGGATATTGCGGCTTCATCGCTTGAAGTGGCGAAGCGAAATGCCGATCAGCTTGGCGCTTGCGTTCATTGGTTAGAAGGGGATTTACTGCAACCGATCATCGACCGTGGCATACAAGTAGATGTTGTCGTTTCTAATCCGCCATACATTCCAGCGCACAACATTCCGACGTTATCGCCTATCGTGCAAAAAGAGCCGCTTCGAGCGCTCGTCGGTGGCGAAGATGGGTTGTTATTTTATCGTCGTTTAGCGAACGAACTGCCGCATGTCGTTACCCCGCAGGCGCTTATTGCGTTTGAAATCGGTCACGGACAAGGGCAAGCGGTGGAAACGATGTTGCAACAAGCATTTCCTTCGGCGCGCATTGACGTTCTGTTTGATATAAACGGCAAAGAGCGCATCGTCATCGCCGATCTCGCTTCCGAGTAA